The following nucleotide sequence is from Vibrio fluvialis.
GTGCTTCACTGCACAGCACGCCAGAGACCACCGTCGCGCCGTATTTAGCCGGGCTGGAGTAGTTGCGGCGCACAGTCGCTTTTAGCTGACCCAAAACGCGCGAGGCTTCTTCAGCATTGCCACACACCACAGACAAACCACCGACACGTTCGCCGTAGAGTGAGAAAATCTTCGAGAACGAGTTGGAGACAAAACTCACCACGCCTTCTTCATGGGCAATCCTACGAATCACATACGCATCGTCGGCCATGCTTTCGCCGTAACCCTGATAAGCCATATCAAAGAACGGGATCAACTGCTGCTGCTTGATGACGTCAATCACTTCGTCCCATTGCGCTGTGGTCAGATCTACGCCCGTTGGGTTATGGCAGCAGGGGTGAAGCAGCACGATGTCTTGTGCAGGCAGTTGGCGCAGCGCGGCAATCATGCCGTCGAAATCGAGCATTTTGGTTTGTGGGTTGAAGTAAGGGTAAGTGCCGACGTTGAAACCGGCCCCGGCGAAAATTGCGTTGTGGTTTTCCCACGTCGGGTTGCTGACCCATACTTTCGATTGTGGAAAGTAGTGATGGAGGAAATCTGCGCCAATCATCAGTGCCCCTGAGCCGCCTAAAGTCTGAATGGTGGCAACGCGCTGGGTTTCCAGGGCCGGATGGTGAGTGCCAAATACCAGCGATTGCACGGCAGCACGATAAGGTGCCAGACCTTCCATGGGCAGATACACGCACGGTTGCTTCTCTGCCTGAGTCAGTTTTTCCTGCGAGGCAGCCACCGAGTCCAGAGTGGGAATCTTGCCGTTTTCATCGTAATACAGGCCGATGCTCAGATTGACTTTATCTTCGCGGCTGTCCGCCATGAATTTTTCCATCAACGAGAGGATAGGGTCTCCGGCGTAGGCAGTAACGTGGTTGAGCACAGTATTTTCTCCTTATTGTATTTGACCTGATAACTGTCTGAGCTGCGTTTGAAGGTGTAAATCAGGTTCCGCATCAGTTCGACAAAAATAAACAGGCCGAGGTCATGCAGCCCGATGACCGACAATGACACCAACAGGATTGTGACGTCAACTCTCAACTGCGCGGTGAGTGTTTTTTGTTGTGAAGAGAAGTTCGCCAGCGATATGAGCTTTGTATCGCGGAGAATTGGTAACGGCAATGCTCAGTGCATTGATACGAAAAGAATGGCAAAGCAGAAATGAAAAAAGCCGCTGATGACTCAGCGGCTTTTTCGAATGTGGCGGAGAGATAGGGATTTGAACCCTAGGTACGCTATTAACGTACGCCGGTTTTCAAGACCGGTGCTTTCAACCACTCAGCCATCTCTCCGTTGTTGAAGCGCATATTATCGGCCTCTGGAAACCTTGTAAAGCCCCAATTGAACTGTTTGCTGCATTTGTGCGCGTTTAAGCGCAAAAAGTTGTTCTGAGTAGGATTTCTGGGAGTTTGTGACACGAAAAAGGGGAGTTTCCATGTGGAAACTCCCCTCTAGGTGTATGGTCGGACTGAGAGGATTTGAACCTCCGACCCCCGACACCCCATGACGGTGCGCTACCAAGCTGCGCTACAGTCCGATGGGATTAATCTAATCATTTTCATTCCGTGCGTCAACTGGAAAGCTGGATAACGCGCTGATTTAATTATCCTTTGAATAAAAACGCTGCAACTCGGTCAGGCCTTGCATCAGAATTGGCAGAGTTGGGTTGGCGTCTTTCAAACGTTGGTAATTGTCGTCGAACAGTTTGAAGTTACCAAACTTATCGATCACCGTGGTGTCTTTATCGGTAATTAATGCCAGCTCACGAGAATCGCCAGCCAGAATCCATTTTCTTTTATTTTCATTAAACAGGTTACGGCCGCTGCTGAAATCATTCGGATTCGATGAAACGCCCAATAGATCCTGCAACAGCGTCACACTCAGATCGAGATGGCTGGAGCGATGCGTAAAGGTCGCCGCAATTTTACCCGGCCAGTGAATCACCATTGGCACCTGTAACTGGTAACGGCTGTAGTTGCTGTTCGCGCCCCAGCTGTTGGTTTTGGTTTCGTTGAATTCAGTCCCGTGATTAGACGTAATTACCACCACGGTTTTATCCAGCAGTTCCATCTCTTGCAATTTGGCAAACAGCAACCCGAGTTCCTGGTCTGCGACATTCACTGAATGGTGATAGTTATTACGTAGCTTTTCGGTCGCTGAGGCTTTGGAATTGCTGTCTGCGTAGTTACTGAAATTATCGACGGTCGTGAGCTCCAGGAAGCCAAACCATGGCGAGCCACTTTTATCGCTGACCCAGTTGGCCCAGCGTTGAATGGTCTGTTCGTCAGATGTGGTGTCAGGGTCGAACGGTGCTTTAGACAGCGGCATACCGCGGAAAATGGTTTCCTGGTAAAGGCTGTCACTGAAGTTATCACCGCTGAACAGGCCAAACTGGTAGGACTGCGATTTGAGCACATCCACCAGTACAGGTGCGGTACCTTGCACTGTGATGCTGCTGGCATAGCTGCTCGGTAAGCCATAAAACAGGCCGAACATACCAAACGCATCGTTGCTTGAGCTGTAATGGTTGGTGAAGTTCAGGTTGTTTTCCGCAAACTGAGTCATGTTCGGCATCATGTCTTTAGTGAGCACGTCTGCACGCAGATTATCCACACTCACGATCAGAATGTTGAGATTGTTCGCGCGGCGGCCGAACTGAATTTTTTCCAGCGGGTAGCTGACCAGATCCACGTTGCTGCGGTTCTTCTCTTCCAGACGCTTGAGGTATTCCTCACGATCCAACAAGCCATGTTTTTCCATGAAGGACTTCGCAGTCATCGGGTAGGAGAGCGGGAAGTTCGACTTCTGGCTGGTTACCGGCGTGTAAAGGTACGCATCTGACCAGACATAAATCAGGTGACTACCAATGAAACTGATGAAGAACACGGCGGCCATCGGGCGGCCGATGCGCTTATGTGACAATTTACGCTGTTTGCGCCAGACCCATTCCGACAGTCCGAGCTGTAACAAGAAAATCAGGGGCAGCACCACGAACAGATGTTGCAAATCGGCGCTGACATTGCTGTCGTCGCTGAATAACAATTCCCACACCACCGGGGTGAGGTGAAGATTAATCGTTTGATAGG
It contains:
- a CDS encoding amino acid aminotransferase, whose product is MLNHVTAYAGDPILSLMEKFMADSREDKVNLSIGLYYDENGKIPTLDSVAASQEKLTQAEKQPCVYLPMEGLAPYRAAVQSLVFGTHHPALETQRVATIQTLGGSGALMIGADFLHHYFPQSKVWVSNPTWENHNAIFAGAGFNVGTYPYFNPQTKMLDFDGMIAALRQLPAQDIVLLHPCCHNPTGVDLTTAQWDEVIDVIKQQQLIPFFDMAYQGYGESMADDAYVIRRIAHEEGVVSFVSNSFSKIFSLYGERVGGLSVVCGNAEEASRVLGQLKATVRRNYSSPAKYGATVVSGVLCSEALKAQWLNEVEGMRSRILTMREALHDKLKQLRPDQDFSFLIKQKGMFSYTGFSSAQVDTLRETHGIYLIASGRMCLAGLNAANVDKVAAAFAAL
- a CDS encoding DUF3413 domain-containing protein, translating into MVDSGNTYGERVSRLVGWGHWFAFFNIIAAMLIGTRYIAQSPWPDTFLGQFYLTMSWVGHFGFLVFAIYLLILFPLTFLIPSRTLFRFIAVCFATFGLTVLLIDTQTYQTINLHLTPVVWELLFSDDSNVSADLQHLFVVLPLIFLLQLGLSEWVWRKQRKLSHKRIGRPMAAVFFISFIGSHLIYVWSDAYLYTPVTSQKSNFPLSYPMTAKSFMEKHGLLDREEYLKRLEEKNRSNVDLVSYPLEKIQFGRRANNLNILIVSVDNLRADVLTKDMMPNMTQFAENNLNFTNHYSSSNDAFGMFGLFYGLPSSYASSITVQGTAPVLVDVLKSQSYQFGLFSGDNFSDSLYQETIFRGMPLSKAPFDPDTTSDEQTIQRWANWVSDKSGSPWFGFLELTTVDNFSNYADSNSKASATEKLRNNYHHSVNVADQELGLLFAKLQEMELLDKTVVVITSNHGTEFNETKTNSWGANSNYSRYQLQVPMVIHWPGKIAATFTHRSSHLDLSVTLLQDLLGVSSNPNDFSSGRNLFNENKRKWILAGDSRELALITDKDTTVIDKFGNFKLFDDNYQRLKDANPTLPILMQGLTELQRFYSKDN